Within the Rosa rugosa chromosome 2, drRosRugo1.1, whole genome shotgun sequence genome, the region ATTGTCTTTGTGTTAGGCTCTTTGAGAAGGATCTTGTACTTGGCACAAGAAAATGAATGAAGCGTTCTGTGGACATCATCTTTGGGAAGATTTAATTGAGTCAATATCTCTGAAAAGCTCAATTTCTCCGAGGTGTTGAAGAGCAGCAGGAGAGCAGCCTGATAGGTTGACATATACATTTGAATGGGTTTTAGCTCAAAGTTGCCCCTAACATGGCAAGTACCCAATGAATAAATCCATGAAAGCTTCCTGTGTTTCTTTTCTCTGTCATAATATTCTTTATACACTTCAATGCACTTGACCATCTCTTCAGGAAGGTGAAGATCAGATGTTTTATAGCTTGGCCAGTTACCAGTTGTTAGAACAGTGACTGAGAAATCCAACTCAAGCTTTGGAGTACCATCTTTTCGAAGATAGTCTTTGAAACTCTTCTCGCTTTCCTGAGAAATAGTAATATCTGTGACCATTCCCTCCATCTTAGAGGTGAACTGTCCTCCACATTGCTGTTTCAGCTTTGTTAGAAGCATTCTCTCATTGTCAAGCTGGTCAGCACGGTTCTTCTTCTTATCATCATGATTGATCATGAGCAGCCTACGGGCAAGTTTCTTCCTGCAGAATTCGGCGAAAAGATCCTTGTCACTGAAATATGCAAGCACCGTAACAATCTTGTCAAGAGTTTCTTCTATGGCCTCGTCACTCTCACCCATCTGCTTGAGGATACTATCACAGAATGTAGCAAGCAATTCCGCACTCGAGTACCCAGCAACAGATTTATTACAGAATACCTCAAATGCCTCTTTCAAGGCCTTGTGGAAGAGCGAGTGGTTTTGGAAGCAGCTAAGGACATATCCCATGTACTTATCATGTAGCTCAAGTATTTTGCTGATAAATACTAGTCCCGGCTCACCAGCACCACCACCTTGCTTGTTGCCACTTGCAGCTGCTGTTGCCTCTTCGGCCTGTTGGACCAAGGCTGTGCCTTCATTAGTAACATGCTTCTTAAACATAGCAGCAACAGGATCCAACCCTTGGGGTATTTTATTGTAAAGCCTGAACATCCTAGACAAGTCATCCACCCTATCGTCTCGAAGCAAGGTCCGGCATCCAGACTCCTCTTTATCAAGCAGCTGTGGACCTTGAACCACCAACAACTCTTGCTGCACCCTCTCCAACAGCTTTTGCTCGCTGCCCGAATGTAGGTAATGGGAAactctctccttctccttcctcAAGGCCTCCTCCGCCTTCATCATGTACTCGGGACAAGAATCCTCCACAATCCAAATCGAGGCCTTTCGAGAGTAGTAGTCCCCAGTATCATCAACCATGTGTTTTTCGAACTCCTCCTCGTAATTCACCATCTCTCCCATTCCAACCTCCACGAATATATCAACCACGTTCTTCATCAGCGCTCTGTCAATCTGCTCCCCTTCACGTTCCCTCAAAATAAGAGCTATCAGAGAGTCCCTAGCCTTTGCATTCATCTCGTTGTAAACGTGATCCTTAAATCGCTTAAGTCCAGCATCCTTGAGCGGATCCTTGGAGTTTCGGCAGACGTAGTAGCGGTCGAGATACTGAAAGAAGCGCGTGAGCCACCGGACCATGAGTTTGTGATTGGACCATCTTCGGACGAGCTCACGCATCATGAACTCGTCGTGCTTCTCTCTCAGGGAAGGCAACACCGTCGACTCGATGTACTCGACGAAGACCTCGCCGTAATTATTATAGAGCTGTACTGAGTAGTCGTGAGGGGGCTTCTGAACACACATGTTGTAAATCACTGTGTAAAGATCCATGTATTCCTGTGAGCTGAACTGAGGCTCCGGTAGTCCTTCGAGAATTCTCTTCAGCTTGGTGATCCCCATCTGCATATGGCCCCATCCTTCATCAAGCAAGATAATTTTTCTCTCCATTGTTTGGTTAGCAAAacgatgaaaaagaaaaaccctGAAATTCAGAGGAAGGGCTTTGGTTGAGAATTCAGATCGTGAAGAACCCTTTATATAGAAAAGGTATTACATTCTCTCTTTTCCTTTTGGAATTAGAACACCGACACCTAGTAGCTTTAGGTTTTCGAGACTATACATCATTGAATCCTAACAGGAGTagaatttttactttttttttttttttttctgggctaCCTCACGTCATTAGTAGCACACTCATCTCAGTCAGTATTTGTACCGAGATTCACAATAGTATTCCAACAAAGTTAGACTAATACCTTGCTACAGGTGCACGAACCCGAATTTCCCCCTCAAATCTGCACTACAAATTGTTGAGAGTTGTGACTCGAATCGAATGCTAGACATATAGGTTTCATGCTAGGTTGCTCGACTAAGCTTATCATACTAGGTGATTAATAAGTGTCGAATTAGAAGAATAATTACCAAAGaaataaggaaaagaagaataatTACCAAAGAAATAAGgaaaagaaccaaaaaaaagaagttggtGTGGGGCTTGGCCcaaaaccaaagaagaagagaaagccCAAAGAATATAGAACAAAAAGGCGAGAGTGTGAGTGAGGCGGTGAGCGACAGCAACAGATACCAGTGACCAAGCATTTGCAGTGAAAAGCAGTCATCGCTCAACTGAGACACTCGGAGATGGCGTGGTCTGCGGCGAGGAGCTTCCACATGCCGACGATCGACATGGGCGCACTGCGCACCGGGGCTCCCTTAGCCGTCGCCGGCGTCGGCTGTGCCTCGGTAGCCGGGTGGCGATCCTTGGTTTCATCGAAGCCCTCTTCCCGTTTCGCTTGCTTAGCAATTTCCACTGACGCTCGTAAGAGTTTGATTACcactaatttcatttttctcattttttgttgttgttgttgtgtttggttATTTGAATTAACTTTGGGTATGAATTTTGAGATTGGTCAGTTTTTGTTTGGCTTGGGTTTTAGGAATCAAGGAGGCTGTGAAAACAGATAAGGCTCCGGCTGCATTGGGACCCTATTCTCAGGCAATCAAAGCTAACAATGTCCTCTATGTGTCTGGTTGTCTTGGTCTGATTCCGGAGGTTTGTTTTCGTggaattttgttttgttgtcaTCTGTTGATTCCATCGATGTTTGGAGTGATAGAAAGTATGTGTTGTGTGTTGGAATGCAGACCGGAAAGTTCATCTCGGATGATGTTGAAGGTCAGACGGAGCAGGTATGTTGATATGTTATTGTTATTCAAATTGCCTTGGTTATACTTTGTGCTATAGATGTGGgaatttgttttctatttttactTCTGTGCACATAGTTGGTGATAGTGTTCTTGATCTTGTTACTTCTTTATGGTGAAGGCTATAATCTTCAAAACCAGTTATCGTAACCTCTTAACCTTGAAGTAAGTGAACATTGGAAGATAACAGCCTGTTTGAGAATCTGGTAGTTGTTGGATCTCTTTAGGAAAGTGGTCTAGGCTGTTGTCAGGCAGCAGTAGTGCAGAACCACACTAGAAAAACTGACCTCtatcaataaataaaaaataaaaagaaacaaaagcaatGGGATCGACGTCGATAAATTTGTAGAGAAAAGATACTTGAGAAACTCTATTAGTTGGTTTTCTGGGTAGAAACTGTGTACAAAGTTTCTTAAGTGGGTAATTATATGAGAGGGATATAGCATCCTTAACCCTTGTAGAAAGTTAGAACCAAGCTAAGTTAGTTAGTGGGCACACTTGGTCTCGAAAGATCTCTGCAGAACATTGCTGTGGTAATTGTTACTTCTATAAATTATTTTCTCACAGTGCAAGAAAAGCTTACACTAATGCTTCTCAAACACCTTTCTCCCTAAGAGAAACTACCAGCTTAACCTGTGTTCTGTTTTCTTCGCAATAGAGTTCAGTTGATAGCTGTACAGAGCAGGCTGTTTTTGACAAATTTGTGTTTATAAATTATTGCAGGTTCTCAAGAATATGGGAGAAATACTGAAAGCAAGTGGTGCTGATTATTCGTCTGTGGTTAAAACAACTATTTTGTATGGCCTCTTTGTCCCTTTGCTCAAATCTTGATTTATAAATTAGTATTGCAGAGATAATGAGTtgcttcttgttttctttttatacaGGTTGGCTGACTTGAAAGACTTCAAGGCAGTCAATGAGATCTATGCTAAATGTGAGTTCTAATCAATTTGATGCTGTACCTATAACTAAATGCTGCATTTGTCGTGTGCAAAATATGCATTTGTCTTGTGGTATTCCATCTTTGAACCGTGCCAAATCTGGATAATCTGAAGTTATCTAGGCGCTCGTGTGATTAGCACTTCTACTTGGATTGAATGGAGTTTGACTTAAGTTCTTGATTTTATAGAGCAAAAGCTTATTCACTACATTTTCATGCACAAAGTCTTTGTTTATGGTTTTTGAATTATGATAACATTAGCTACATCTAATTTATAGTTTAGAACACTTGAAGCATGGCTACCTATTGGACTTTATTGACGCCTattattgtttttggttttgttttgctctttttctttttctcgttaCATTGGATGAGATTGCCTTTGACCTAGGCTCATCCTAATCCAATTCCTCCACCATCACTTGTTACTCAAGCTGGCTAACCGTAGGGGCAGACAGCTATTAAAGTAAACCTTTTCTTGAATACACCACCCTTTTATTTTGCCTTTGTGGTTTATGGTTTTATAGTTCATGTTAAACACCTTTGGTAGAACCACTGTACTTGTTCATTCACCCTGGCTATCTTTTTGCTTCGCAGACTTTCCATCACCAGCTCCAGCACGCTCAACATTTCAGGTAGCAGCATTGCCTTTGGATGCCAAGATTGAAATTGAGTGCATTGCAGCACTGTAGCCTCATACTATTCGGCTTGTTAGCAGGAACTTAGATAATAATGTAGGAGGTGGCTTCTTTGAACATGGCCTTTTACTTGTTTATTCCGCCCTCCCTTGCACATTGTTGATTTTGTAACATCATTTCTGTACTTGACAACTAAAAAGCAGGATAGATGATGATTGCTTTGTCTTAAGATCACTTGCAGCGCCTCCCAATTTTTACCAATATGGCTTTCGGCAAAAAATGTTAAATGAATTTGCATTAGATTTAGAGGATTAAGAGGATTAAGAGGATGGATATTCTGTCGCACTGAAACATCTGTGCAATAGAGGATTAAGAGGATGAAATCCAAAGGTGAAGTTACAAAACACACGGTTGTAATAGGGATTGATGGGTTTGAGCAAACCGTGTTGATAGTTATGGGAAATACAGAATCTACCTATTTCACCTTGCAAAACCAATTGCTTAATTACTCGTATGAAAAAACAAGCAAAACTGTGTTTTTAATTGGTGATCCAAGTCCGCCATATATAATAGTTTGGCTTGTCAATTTGCTACCTTATGTTTCAGTATAGTGTAAATTTGCTACTCTAGGTTTTATTCCAATCAATTTGCTACCCTAAGTTTTTAAAATTAGCCAGTAAGACAGAGTAAAATTGTATGAAATAGAGATATACACTAGCAAAGATTAATCAAACAAAGGCATACCAGTCTACCACACGTGTACGCATGCATAAATCGTTCGTAGATAGATCGAAACACATTCTTCAGCATTGATAAAACAGGTTTAGTGTTGAGATCGTCCTGCATATTGAGTCATTTTGTTGAAGGGTAAATTCCTTCTTTAGTACCTGAGGTATGGTCAATTGGACACTTTGGTTTATCCCCTAAAATGAAGCGAATTATCTACACATGCTATGTACTCCAACGCGAAAAGAAATGTTCTTACTCTTCTAATTTTTTACTCTCTGAAACTTGGTCTTTTTTAAGCACAATAAGACCAAGCCGGAGTAACCATGTTTCTCATACAAGTTTTGAGTAACCAAAATTAGCCAAAGTAAGCATATACTCCTTCCTAAACACCAGCAACCATTTTCTACTTCCTTCTAAGTTCTAACCTCTATTCCTTCCTTCTCTATATTTGAAAGCAAACAAAacgaagaaaaataagaaaggcACAAGCGATATTTTCATAGGATTAGCAGCATGCCTATAGAGAAATAAAAACTGCAGTGCCGAGCTAATGCATTGAATAAATGCGAGAGCTAAACCAAAAATTTCGGGCAAGATACCCCAAAGAATGTTACTCGCAGATGTGAGTCCTCTTAGTCTTTGTATCAGGGCATTGTGAATGAGGTCCAAGATGCAAACAAGTACAGCCACGATGGACAACAGCATGCCATACAATGAGTATTGAGGCTTCCGTGGGGTGGAAACCTGATCGAAAAATGCCGATACAGCCTCAAAGGCGAAACCAGTGGCTGAAAAGATCCAGACTGATGTAGTAACCTACAAAGTAGAAGCCATATATTTCTCACAAGTTAAATctaaaattcaaacaaaaacaacTTCATGGCAAGAGATTTAATTATAGTTCTGGGTTTTGACCCCTACCCCTGTCCCATGATGAGGCTGGTTAGCAACAATATTTGCATCAATGCTAAGTGTAAGTAATCCCTGTTCCAAACTAGAATCATAATTGCCCTGCAAATACGAGTGATGAACTGTTAGCCTTCATAAAATTGTGAAGTTCAACTTAAATATAATTAAGTTATATAAAACTGTTTAGTTATGCTTGTGAAATTTGGACATTACCGTTGCCTGGTGTGACTCGTCATAGTTGTTGTAATCATACAAACCAGTGCTATGAAAAGGGGACCTGTTGGGGTTGGGATCTGAACCATAGCTGTCCTCGACAATGTCTATGACAGTTGGACTGGAAGGATGGATCAGAATGGTGCCCTGTCCATCAGAATCACTAGCAGAATGCTCAGATTCTGATGGCATATTAAGATAGAGTAGGCCAACGGTACTACATTCTTGTATCCAGCCGCCATGGCAGAGAGGGCATGTCATTTCGACATCCACAGTGACACTGACCACTTGACGACACTGATAACAGTAATACCTGCTAGGAACATTTGCTTCCTCTGTTGTCTCTGTCTGTTCCTCGTCCTGACTATCTAGATCTAGATTGTCTATTCCTGCACAACAAAACACAAGAATGAACAAAAGTCATTCACAAACAAGTAATTAACAACTCAACAACACCAAGGAGAAAATTACACCCTCCCGTTTATTTACATCTGAGGAAGCTCACCGTTGATAAATTGGTATTTTGCATATATACTCAGCACTGCAACACGGAGTCCGAACTTCTCCTCCTACAATATTCAAACATTCGGAAAACTCTAAGTTCAAAACTTGTAATTGAATCTTCCTTTCTCTTGAGCTCTTGAGAGGTTGATAAAACACGAAACAAGGAATTACGTAATACGTACTGTAATACTGTAATGTACGAGAATCAATGTAATTATGGTTTAGCTAGCTGGAGAACCACCAAAGGGCCTTTTCATTCAATTAATTTCTTGGCTAGCATATAAAAGGATTGTCCAATTAATTTGGACATTTCCAGGGTTAATAATTAATGCATGTCTTCACTAAAAATCATAAATTGAAGAACTAACTTTCAATTAACTACGAATAACAGGAAGGAGCCAAGATTCAAGATGGGGAAATTTCGGAAATCATAGATGAAATTATGATGTCCCATACGAAAGCCAACAATAGAAGATAATTGACCGGCCAACACCTAAATCTTAGTGAAATctaagttttttgtttttcattattattattattatagtaAAATCAAGTTGAGACCACGCacaaataatgaaaattcaaaCACCAAGTCTACTGGCTTCTGGCTATAATATTTCAGCTAGTAAAACTTCAAATGATATATCGACATGCATCAaattgatgagagagagagagagccagagAGGCGAAACCTTGCTTGGCTTGCGGTTCTTGAGGAGGCCACACAATCTCCTCCATCGTTGGCTTGCCGTCTCCGACgatagtggtggtggtggtggtggtggtgccaCTCCGATCAAACTGCTCAAGCCGCTATCCATCGCCGTCTCCCAAGACAAGTCACGTCCCAACTCTCAATTCTCTGTTACTAAATCCGATCGATGGTGTCCCTCTTTAGCTCCACTTATATCACACTGATGAAAAGGAAATTATGATGGGATTGCGTGGATTGGGACCTCTCACTTTTGTAGACATCAACAAAGGGGAAATTATTAATCAAGTCAGGAATTATTACAGCTTTTGGTTCTTTACAAGGTTTCAGGTCATTGTCTGTCTAATACAAGTGGAAGGGAATTTTCC harbors:
- the LOC133731921 gene encoding reactive Intermediate Deaminase A, chloroplastic; the encoded protein is MAWSAARSFHMPTIDMGALRTGAPLAVAGVGCASVAGWRSLVSSKPSSRFACLAISTDARIKEAVKTDKAPAALGPYSQAIKANNVLYVSGCLGLIPETGKFISDDVEGQTEQVLKNMGEILKASGADYSSVVKTTILLADLKDFKAVNEIYAKYFPSPAPARSTFQVAALPLDAKIEIECIAAL
- the LOC133732775 gene encoding cullin-1-like, which encodes MERKIILLDEGWGHMQMGITKLKRILEGLPEPQFSSQEYMDLYTVIYNMCVQKPPHDYSVQLYNNYGEVFVEYIESTVLPSLREKHDEFMMRELVRRWSNHKLMVRWLTRFFQYLDRYYVCRNSKDPLKDAGLKRFKDHVYNEMNAKARDSLIALILREREGEQIDRALMKNVVDIFVEVGMGEMVNYEEEFEKHMVDDTGDYYSRKASIWIVEDSCPEYMMKAEEALRKEKERVSHYLHSGSEQKLLERVQQELLVVQGPQLLDKEESGCRTLLRDDRVDDLSRMFRLYNKIPQGLDPVAAMFKKHVTNEGTALVQQAEEATAAASGNKQGGGAGEPGLVFISKILELHDKYMGYVLSCFQNHSLFHKALKEAFEVFCNKSVAGYSSAELLATFCDSILKQMGESDEAIEETLDKIVTVLAYFSDKDLFAEFCRKKLARRLLMINHDDKKKNRADQLDNERMLLTKLKQQCGGQFTSKMEGMVTDITISQESEKSFKDYLRKDGTPKLELDFSVTVLTTGNWPSYKTSDLHLPEEMVKCIEVYKEYYDREKKHRKLSWIYSLGTCHVRGNFELKPIQMYMSTYQAALLLLFNTSEKLSFSEILTQLNLPKDDVHRTLHSFSCAKYKILLKEPNTKTISPSDTFMFNSKFTDTMRKIRIPLPPLQDERKKVTEDVDKERKYTIDAALVRIMKSRKILGHQQLVTECLEQLQRTFKPDIKTIKRRIEDLITRDYLERDPENPNTFKYVA
- the LOC133732777 gene encoding uncharacterized protein LOC133732777; its protein translation is MDSGLSSLIGVAPPPPPPPLSSETASQRWRRLCGLLKNRKPSKEEKFGLRVAVLSIYAKYQFINGIDNLDLDSQDEEQTETTEEANVPSRYYCYQCRQVVSVTVDVEMTCPLCHGGWIQECSTVGLLYLNMPSESEHSASDSDGQGTILIHPSSPTVIDIVEDSYGSDPNPNRSPFHSTGLYDYNNYDESHQATGNYDSSLEQGLLTLSIDANIVANQPHHGTGVTTSVWIFSATGFAFEAVSAFFDQVSTPRKPQYSLYGMLLSIVAVLVCILDLIHNALIQRLRGLTSASNILWGILPEIFGLALAFIQCISSALQFLFLYRHAANPMKISLVPFLFFFVLFAFKYREGRNRG